A portion of the Microbacterium hominis genome contains these proteins:
- a CDS encoding SAVED domain-containing protein, with amino-acid sequence MTRSAPSIDVRADAHETIASETAKRLPLETGGILLGYREMDNFVITHALVVDGGGATKDRYVRDDVRANERLSEFLSDRAEDDPIGYVGEWHSHPAPSGPSTIDRNAMRGAAKAADRSVALLVFTPGDTGAYFGLIAQRQRLGRVVTRDANVTLPAPRFGQLGPLPDGAVRGDGPVFISYRQSDGTQQAESLENLLRAAGLVVWRDRVDLRPGTTTDRLEQALTKGLSAGVLVVTPDIVDSDIVRERELPRLLQLDEDPAFSLCIANKIAREASESKCDYDAPDRLLRLAPARTLADKKQANVLDPAGELEIVRDLLMHRIEQRRPEIRAEGRDFTIRAQSRPAPVAADADDDDLHMRIKEATDGRLPSPDGLALLRRTLPLTSDAVFAAGAKRVQISGGAHLSIGLALGAALPETKIGNVAVLDVQNNVWESTPASNDPGVTELKVEALPIEVAQPSDTAGRVAVLVTLTAAPDLTALEHLVRESGEGFASVEIVSVTSSNRIDPHEAGRLSHAVAQHVKRLSADHGRAEVHLAFHGPFAMAVLVGRHLNTLRTIAYEWDGDTINGPRYRPTLAIEPGVAGAPITEVLL; translated from the coding sequence ATGACTCGATCCGCTCCGAGCATCGACGTGCGCGCTGACGCCCACGAAACGATCGCATCCGAGACAGCGAAACGCTTGCCACTCGAAACCGGCGGCATCCTCCTCGGATACCGCGAGATGGACAACTTCGTGATCACGCACGCCCTCGTGGTCGATGGCGGTGGCGCGACAAAGGACCGTTACGTCCGCGACGACGTTCGAGCAAACGAGCGGCTCTCAGAGTTCCTCTCGGATAGAGCAGAGGACGACCCAATCGGCTACGTCGGAGAGTGGCACAGCCATCCCGCACCCTCCGGCCCGAGCACAATCGACCGCAACGCAATGCGCGGCGCTGCCAAGGCGGCTGACCGCTCCGTCGCTCTCCTCGTATTCACGCCCGGCGACACGGGCGCGTACTTCGGCCTGATTGCACAACGTCAGCGACTCGGCCGAGTCGTCACGCGAGATGCGAACGTGACCCTGCCCGCGCCACGATTCGGTCAGCTGGGCCCGCTGCCCGATGGCGCAGTCCGCGGTGATGGGCCCGTGTTCATCTCGTACCGCCAGTCCGACGGGACACAGCAGGCGGAGTCGTTGGAGAACTTGCTCAGAGCCGCTGGTCTCGTCGTCTGGAGAGACCGCGTCGACCTGCGACCAGGGACGACCACCGATCGCCTCGAGCAGGCCCTCACCAAGGGGCTTTCGGCAGGAGTACTCGTCGTGACGCCCGACATCGTCGACAGCGATATCGTCCGCGAACGCGAACTCCCCCGACTCCTTCAGCTCGACGAGGACCCCGCGTTCAGCCTGTGCATCGCCAACAAGATCGCACGAGAAGCGAGCGAGTCGAAATGCGACTATGACGCGCCCGATCGGCTGCTGCGGCTCGCGCCGGCCCGCACACTGGCCGACAAGAAGCAGGCCAACGTGCTCGACCCCGCGGGCGAGCTCGAGATCGTTCGTGACCTCCTCATGCACCGCATCGAACAACGGCGCCCTGAGATCCGCGCAGAGGGCCGGGACTTCACGATTCGAGCTCAGAGCCGCCCAGCCCCGGTCGCCGCAGATGCCGACGATGATGACCTTCACATGCGGATCAAGGAGGCCACCGACGGCCGCCTTCCGTCACCCGACGGCCTCGCACTCCTCCGGCGGACGCTCCCGCTCACCAGCGATGCGGTGTTCGCGGCAGGCGCGAAGCGCGTCCAGATCTCCGGCGGCGCACACCTCTCGATCGGACTCGCGCTCGGGGCCGCATTGCCCGAAACCAAGATCGGCAACGTCGCGGTCCTCGATGTACAGAACAACGTCTGGGAGTCCACACCAGCCAGCAACGATCCGGGCGTCACCGAACTCAAGGTCGAGGCGCTTCCCATCGAGGTCGCTCAGCCGAGCGACACGGCGGGCAGAGTCGCGGTCCTCGTGACGTTGACCGCCGCCCCCGATCTCACCGCGCTCGAGCACCTCGTGCGCGAATCCGGAGAGGGGTTCGCCAGCGTCGAGATCGTCTCCGTGACGAGTTCCAATCGGATCGATCCCCACGAAGCGGGCCGACTTAGCCATGCGGTTGCCCAGCATGTCAAGCGCCTGTCCGCGGATCACGGGCGGGCCGAGGTGCATCTCGCTTTCCACGGCCCCTTCGCGATGGCCGTGCTGGTCGGGCGGCACCTGAACACCCTCCGCACCATCGCCTACGAATGGGACGGCGATACGATCAACGGCCCTCGCTACCGGCCAACGCTCGCCATCGAGCCCGGCGTCGCTGGCGCTCCGATCACAGAGGTCCTCCTGTAG
- a CDS encoding type I restriction endonuclease subunit R, producing MVPVGGEYLYVEKPSMELLGQLGWIAVDAFQETLGPNGTLGRDSQHDVILTHRLYAAVRHLNPADVPDLAVAEAVAAVTKDRSVMDRVRANREVYDLLRDGYRAEWVDERGDKRIELLRYLDVVNPAANDLLAVQQMWVKGPMHSRRLDVALFVNGVPLVLMEFKEPNEDVKKGFDDNITDYRDTIPQLFVPNLFVLVSNGSHAKVGSTYSPWEFFGDWMVIDAMGTRGLIALETTLRGTCDPGILLDLFENFVAYLERPGGLIKVTARPHQYFGVNAAIENVNRARAAQDKRLGVFWHTQGSGKSLSMLWFTQKVLRQVPGKWTFVMVTDRKELDTQLHGEFADAGAIPAGAPVHAESIAGLRQLLAADHRYVFTLIQKFQPAADEREMPVLSTRSDIIVITDEAHRSQYDTLALNMRRALPAASMMGFTGTPLIAGEEQATRAQFGAYVSIYNFRDAIKDGATVPLYYENRIPELQLINPEFSDELEQILDGAEIDDEVEGALVRALGNQYTLLTRPERLKTIASDLVRHFVARGFTGKAMYVGIDKAAAVRMYGLVQDAWAAHLDELMAEHDALPELERPWLASRIALMESTDMAVVVSQSQNELKMLDGQGLDIRPHRKRMNDEDLAEKFKDSKDPLRIVFVCAMWMTGFDAPSVSTVYLDRPMRNHTLMQTIARANRVFPEKDNGLIVDYVGVFRNLESALAIYGAASEGETPIEIIDALAGELDTAVADVITFCAGASVDLVAMRDATGFDHIAKRDAAVESLLADDETWNDFLVRARLIRRLFKALLPNPKAAAQQRTVAAVRVLAERITEVTKPPQPDISGVLDAVDALLDRSVGAEEYVIRAAAEGITPDPLLDLSQIDFEGLARKLAGRKRAETDRLAQLLLARAVSAATRNPTRYELVERIEQLIADYNAGSVNIDEYLKRLIEMTDTLTHEEERAVREGMTEEELAIFDLLTQPDPVLTREEQQRVRVSAKSLLEHLHDKLVQDWRRKVDVMSDVDSTIRSVLDAGLPGPYTVDIFQTKVRLIYDHVLSAYGDNGESVYTTKVDFPDPRDASVEYDGVIDVHRIAEDVVRRILADSTFAATVAQQLGAATGPASEGRPSDR from the coding sequence ATGGTTCCCGTCGGCGGGGAGTACTTGTACGTCGAGAAGCCGAGCATGGAATTGCTCGGACAGCTCGGATGGATTGCGGTTGATGCGTTCCAGGAAACGCTCGGCCCGAACGGCACTCTCGGCCGCGACTCGCAGCACGACGTCATCCTGACCCATCGCCTGTACGCCGCCGTCCGCCACCTGAACCCTGCCGATGTGCCGGACCTGGCGGTGGCAGAGGCGGTCGCGGCGGTCACCAAGGATCGGTCGGTGATGGATCGAGTGCGGGCGAACCGTGAGGTGTACGACCTGCTTCGCGACGGGTATCGGGCTGAATGGGTCGACGAGCGCGGGGACAAGCGCATCGAGTTGCTGCGCTACCTCGACGTGGTGAACCCTGCCGCAAATGACTTGCTGGCAGTGCAGCAGATGTGGGTGAAGGGGCCAATGCACAGCCGACGCCTAGATGTTGCGCTGTTCGTCAACGGTGTCCCGCTGGTGCTGATGGAGTTCAAGGAGCCGAATGAGGACGTTAAGAAAGGTTTCGACGACAACATCACCGACTATCGCGACACGATTCCGCAGTTGTTCGTGCCGAACCTGTTCGTGCTGGTCTCCAATGGCAGCCACGCGAAGGTCGGCTCGACGTACTCGCCGTGGGAGTTCTTCGGTGACTGGATGGTCATCGACGCAATGGGCACGCGTGGGCTGATTGCGCTCGAGACCACGCTGAGGGGCACATGCGACCCCGGCATCCTGTTGGATCTGTTCGAGAATTTCGTCGCCTACCTCGAGCGTCCGGGCGGCCTGATCAAGGTGACGGCGCGTCCGCACCAGTACTTCGGTGTGAACGCGGCGATTGAGAACGTGAACCGGGCGCGAGCGGCGCAGGACAAGCGACTCGGGGTGTTCTGGCACACGCAGGGATCGGGCAAGAGCCTGTCGATGCTGTGGTTCACGCAGAAGGTGCTGCGGCAGGTGCCGGGCAAATGGACGTTCGTGATGGTCACCGACCGCAAGGAACTCGACACCCAGTTGCACGGCGAGTTCGCCGACGCCGGGGCGATCCCCGCCGGTGCGCCGGTGCACGCAGAATCGATTGCAGGGTTGCGGCAGTTGCTGGCGGCCGACCACCGGTACGTATTCACACTGATCCAGAAGTTCCAGCCGGCAGCGGACGAGCGCGAGATGCCGGTGCTGTCAACCCGCTCTGACATCATCGTCATCACCGACGAGGCGCACCGCTCTCAGTACGACACGCTCGCGCTGAACATGCGTCGGGCGCTCCCAGCCGCATCCATGATGGGCTTCACTGGCACTCCATTGATTGCGGGTGAGGAGCAGGCGACCCGTGCCCAGTTCGGCGCGTACGTGTCGATCTACAACTTCCGTGATGCGATCAAGGACGGCGCAACCGTCCCGCTCTACTATGAGAACCGCATCCCCGAGCTCCAGCTCATCAACCCGGAATTCTCCGACGAGCTCGAGCAGATCCTCGACGGTGCCGAGATCGACGACGAAGTCGAGGGCGCTCTCGTGAGGGCACTGGGCAACCAGTACACGTTGCTGACCCGGCCCGAGCGACTCAAGACCATTGCAAGCGACCTCGTTCGCCACTTCGTCGCCCGCGGCTTCACTGGGAAGGCGATGTACGTCGGCATCGATAAGGCCGCCGCGGTGCGTATGTACGGCCTCGTGCAGGATGCGTGGGCTGCCCACCTGGACGAACTTATGGCCGAGCACGACGCGTTGCCCGAACTCGAACGGCCCTGGCTCGCCTCCCGGATCGCGCTGATGGAGTCGACCGATATGGCGGTCGTCGTCTCGCAGAGTCAGAACGAGTTGAAGATGCTCGACGGCCAGGGGCTCGACATCCGCCCCCACCGAAAGAGGATGAACGACGAAGACCTTGCCGAGAAGTTCAAGGACTCTAAGGATCCGCTGCGGATCGTGTTCGTGTGTGCGATGTGGATGACCGGATTCGACGCCCCGAGCGTCTCCACCGTGTACCTCGACCGACCGATGCGCAACCACACCCTGATGCAGACCATCGCTCGCGCCAACCGGGTATTCCCCGAGAAGGACAACGGCCTCATCGTCGACTATGTCGGTGTGTTCCGGAATCTCGAAAGCGCCCTCGCGATCTACGGGGCCGCCTCTGAGGGTGAGACGCCGATCGAGATCATCGACGCCCTCGCCGGCGAACTGGACACCGCCGTCGCCGACGTGATCACGTTCTGCGCTGGCGCCAGCGTCGACCTCGTCGCCATGCGCGACGCCACCGGCTTCGATCACATCGCCAAACGCGACGCGGCCGTCGAGTCGCTGCTCGCAGACGACGAGACCTGGAACGACTTCCTCGTCCGGGCACGCCTCATTCGGAGGCTCTTCAAGGCGCTACTCCCGAACCCGAAGGCCGCGGCTCAGCAGCGCACCGTCGCCGCGGTCCGGGTGCTCGCGGAGCGCATAACCGAGGTCACCAAGCCTCCGCAGCCCGACATCAGCGGCGTGCTCGACGCCGTGGACGCTCTCTTGGACCGCTCTGTCGGGGCGGAGGAGTACGTCATCCGGGCCGCCGCCGAAGGGATCACCCCGGACCCGCTGCTCGATCTGTCACAGATCGACTTCGAAGGGCTGGCCCGCAAGCTCGCGGGACGCAAGCGTGCCGAGACAGACCGGCTCGCTCAGCTCCTTCTCGCGCGCGCTGTCAGCGCAGCGACACGCAACCCGACTCGCTACGAGCTTGTCGAGCGGATCGAGCAACTCATCGCCGACTACAACGCTGGCAGCGTCAATATCGACGAGTACCTCAAACGGCTCATCGAGATGACCGACACCCTCACCCACGAGGAAGAACGCGCCGTCCGGGAGGGCATGACCGAGGAGGAACTGGCGATCTTCGACCTCCTCACCCAGCCCGACCCGGTCCTCACCCGGGAGGAACAGCAGCGAGTTAGGGTCAGCGCGAAGTCGCTGCTGGAGCACCTCCACGACAAACTCGTCCAGGACTGGCGACGCAAGGTCGACGTCATGAGCGACGTCGACAGCACCATCCGATCCGTGCTCGACGCCGGCCTACCCGGCCCATACACCGTCGACATCTTCCAGACCAAGGTGCGGCTCATCTACGACCACGTGCTCTCGGCCTACGGCGACAACGGCGAGAGCGTATACACAACGAAGGTCGACTTCCCCGACCCCCGCGACGCGTCAGTCGAATACGACGGCGTCATCGATGTCCACCGCATCGCGGAGGACGTTGTGCGGCGCATCCTGGCCGATTCGACCTTCGCCGCGACCGTAGCCCAGCAACTCGGGGCGGCCACGGGACCTGCATCCGAGGGGCGACCATCTGATCGTTGA
- a CDS encoding restriction endonuclease subunit S: MSRIAFRDLLAEPVRNGVYKPKEFHGSGVKLVNMKELFAFDFLSDQPDARIELTPAEFAKSQLRDGDLLFARRSFVLEGAGKCSLVIDPPESLTFESSMIRARPDPDKADSRFLFYYFRSPEGRARMASIAARTAVSGITGSNLAALEIDVPGVDAQREIAEILSLFDELIDNNRRRMQVLQNMARAIYREWFVKFRHPGDETVPIVDSALGPLPEGWSAGILDDIVTVSKASVDPAKIDPDMPAVGLEHIPRQQLTLDDWGTAGTQGSRKAVFERGDVLFGKIRPYFHKVSVAPVDGICSTDAIVIRPHAAHWGQAVFTASSAEFVAHATQTSNGTKMPRADWKVLGKWPIPVPPVHISESFNDVARYHLSLSETLMFENRRLTALRDLLLPKLVTGQIDVSALDLDEVREKSVA; this comes from the coding sequence ATGAGCCGCATTGCTTTTCGAGACCTTCTCGCTGAGCCCGTGCGGAACGGTGTCTACAAACCCAAGGAGTTCCACGGCTCCGGTGTGAAGCTCGTGAACATGAAGGAGCTGTTCGCGTTCGATTTCTTGTCGGATCAGCCCGACGCCCGAATCGAACTCACTCCCGCCGAGTTCGCAAAGTCTCAACTCCGCGACGGCGACCTTCTGTTCGCACGACGTTCCTTCGTGCTCGAAGGTGCAGGCAAGTGCTCCCTGGTTATCGACCCTCCCGAGTCACTGACGTTCGAGTCGTCGATGATCCGCGCCCGTCCCGATCCCGACAAGGCCGACTCCCGATTCCTCTTCTACTATTTCAGGTCGCCTGAAGGCCGGGCGCGGATGGCTTCAATTGCCGCTCGCACAGCGGTTTCGGGCATCACCGGCTCGAACCTCGCAGCCCTGGAGATCGATGTCCCCGGCGTCGACGCACAGCGCGAGATTGCAGAGATCCTGTCGCTGTTCGATGAGTTGATCGACAACAACCGACGGCGGATGCAGGTGCTGCAGAATATGGCGCGGGCAATCTACCGGGAGTGGTTCGTGAAGTTTCGCCACCCCGGAGACGAGACCGTCCCCATCGTCGACTCCGCTCTCGGCCCCCTCCCCGAGGGGTGGTCAGCGGGCATCCTCGACGACATAGTCACCGTCAGTAAAGCGAGCGTCGATCCCGCCAAGATTGACCCCGACATGCCGGCGGTCGGCCTAGAACACATCCCGCGGCAGCAGCTGACGCTGGACGATTGGGGCACGGCCGGAACCCAGGGCAGTCGCAAGGCCGTGTTCGAGCGAGGAGATGTGCTCTTTGGCAAGATACGGCCCTACTTCCACAAGGTGAGCGTCGCGCCGGTCGACGGGATCTGCTCGACCGACGCCATAGTGATCCGTCCGCATGCCGCGCACTGGGGCCAAGCGGTGTTCACCGCATCGAGCGCCGAGTTCGTGGCTCACGCAACGCAGACATCGAATGGCACCAAGATGCCGCGGGCCGATTGGAAAGTACTCGGCAAGTGGCCGATACCCGTTCCGCCTGTCCATATTTCTGAATCGTTCAACGACGTCGCTCGCTACCACCTCAGCCTTTCGGAGACGCTCATGTTCGAGAACCGCCGACTCACGGCGCTGCGCGACCTACTGCTGCCGAAGTTGGTGACCGGCCAGATTGACGTGTCGGCGCTGGACCTCGATGAAGTTCGCGAGAAGTCGGTGGCGTGA
- a CDS encoding type I restriction-modification system subunit M, with protein sequence MRTTDLGKVRATLWAAADELRANSKLTPVQYRDPVLGLVFLAYAESRFEHVRGDIETNRSTRNPAQPADYKAKSVLYVPNESRLSHLVALPEGDDIGKAVDEAIKAIETANPELKDILPRGYQKLERATLIELLRLFAPLPTQLSGDAFGFIYEDFLSNFAAQEGKGGGEYFTPYSIVRLIVEILEPFHGRVFDPACGSGGMFVQCAKFVERHNESATRKLSIYGAEKTEDTVPLAKMNLALHGLSGEIRQANSYYEDPHKAVGAFDYVMANPPFNVDKVKKEQLAGDKRFPFGMPKADNANFLWIQQFYAALTDTGRAGFVMANSAGDAGHSEKEIRKQLVETGAVDVMVAISSNFFYTVTLPVTLWFLDKAKSGTPREDTVLFIDARQIFRQIDRAHRDFRPEQIEFLANIVRLYRGEDVENRNSSGDLLAENFPKGQYADVPGLCKVATRTEIEAQGWSLNPGRYTGTAAADDDEEDFVIRLEELFEEFTRLSDDAVDLRAKVDAAVQGILDA encoded by the coding sequence GTGAGAACCACCGATTTGGGAAAAGTGCGAGCCACGCTTTGGGCCGCCGCCGATGAACTGCGTGCGAACTCGAAGTTGACGCCCGTACAGTACCGCGACCCCGTGCTCGGGCTCGTGTTCCTCGCGTACGCGGAGAGCCGCTTCGAGCACGTGCGCGGCGACATTGAGACGAACCGGAGTACGCGCAACCCCGCACAGCCCGCCGACTACAAGGCGAAGTCGGTGCTCTACGTCCCGAACGAGTCGCGGCTGTCGCATCTCGTCGCACTGCCCGAGGGCGACGACATCGGCAAGGCGGTTGATGAGGCGATCAAGGCGATCGAGACGGCGAACCCCGAGCTGAAGGACATCCTTCCGCGCGGCTACCAAAAGCTCGAGCGTGCGACTCTCATCGAGCTGCTGCGCCTGTTTGCGCCGCTGCCGACCCAACTCTCCGGCGACGCGTTCGGATTCATCTACGAGGACTTCCTCTCGAACTTCGCCGCCCAAGAGGGCAAGGGCGGCGGCGAGTACTTCACCCCCTACTCGATCGTCCGGCTCATAGTCGAGATCCTCGAACCGTTTCATGGCCGGGTTTTCGACCCGGCCTGCGGGTCGGGCGGCATGTTCGTGCAGTGCGCGAAGTTCGTCGAGCGGCACAACGAGTCCGCCACCCGCAAGCTGTCGATCTACGGCGCGGAGAAGACAGAGGACACCGTGCCCCTGGCGAAGATGAACCTCGCCCTGCATGGCCTGTCCGGTGAGATCCGTCAGGCCAACAGCTACTACGAAGACCCACACAAGGCGGTAGGGGCATTCGACTACGTGATGGCCAACCCACCGTTCAACGTCGACAAGGTCAAGAAGGAACAACTCGCCGGCGACAAGCGGTTCCCGTTCGGCATGCCGAAGGCCGACAACGCGAACTTCCTGTGGATCCAGCAGTTCTACGCCGCGCTCACCGACACGGGCCGGGCCGGGTTCGTCATGGCCAACTCAGCGGGGGATGCCGGACACTCCGAGAAGGAGATCCGCAAGCAGCTTGTCGAGACCGGAGCAGTCGACGTCATGGTCGCGATCAGCTCCAACTTCTTCTACACCGTCACCCTGCCGGTCACGCTCTGGTTCCTCGACAAGGCCAAGTCGGGCACCCCCCGCGAAGACACGGTGCTGTTCATCGACGCGCGGCAGATCTTTCGCCAGATCGACCGCGCCCACCGCGACTTCCGCCCCGAGCAGATCGAGTTCCTCGCGAACATCGTGCGACTGTACCGGGGAGAGGACGTCGAAAACCGCAACAGCAGTGGCGATCTACTGGCGGAGAACTTTCCTAAAGGGCAATACGCAGACGTACCAGGCCTGTGCAAGGTCGCCACTCGCACCGAGATCGAAGCTCAGGGCTGGAGCCTGAACCCCGGCCGCTACACCGGAACCGCCGCGGCCGATGACGACGAGGAAGACTTCGTGATCAGGCTGGAGGAGCTCTTCGAGGAATTTACACGCCTAAGCGACGACGCTGTCGACCTGCGCGCGAAGGTGGATGCCGCGGTGCAGGGGATTCTCGACGCATGA
- a CDS encoding recombinase family protein: MDGIQIGYARVSTTDQDLTSQRDALLRMGVRDANIYVDHGLTGTNRARPGLREALAAVREGDTLVVTKLDRLARSVKDARDIADELTTKGVALSLGGSRYDPTDPVGRLLFNVLAMVAEFERDLISMRTKEGMAVARAKGRLKGKQPKLSLTQRKLLFEVQDRGEYTQAEVAELFSVSRATVYRELQKRRTAFLATCDAHIF; the protein is encoded by the coding sequence ATGGATGGAATACAGATCGGATATGCCAGGGTCTCGACCACTGATCAAGACCTCACGTCCCAGCGCGACGCATTGCTGCGTATGGGAGTTCGCGATGCGAACATCTACGTCGATCACGGGCTGACCGGAACGAACCGTGCCAGGCCTGGGCTTCGGGAGGCTCTGGCCGCGGTCCGTGAAGGCGACACCCTTGTGGTGACCAAGCTTGACCGGCTGGCCAGGTCGGTGAAGGACGCGCGGGACATCGCCGACGAGCTGACGACAAAGGGCGTCGCGCTCAGCCTCGGCGGCAGCAGGTACGACCCCACCGACCCGGTTGGGCGACTGTTGTTCAACGTGCTCGCGATGGTCGCGGAGTTCGAGCGTGACTTGATCAGCATGAGAACCAAGGAGGGGATGGCGGTCGCCAGGGCGAAAGGCAGGTTGAAGGGCAAGCAGCCGAAACTGTCGCTGACGCAGCGGAAGTTGCTGTTCGAGGTCCAGGACCGGGGCGAGTACACCCAGGCTGAGGTCGCCGAGCTGTTCAGCGTCTCTCGCGCCACCGTCTATCGGGAGCTCCAGAAGCGCCGCACGGCGTTTCTCGCCACCTGCGACGCTCACATCTTCTAG
- a CDS encoding ribbon-helix-helix domain-containing protein produces MVTMNVSLPDSLKQFVDEQVSERGFGTTSEYVRELIRYDRDRSLLRERILASADAEFSETMDGAYFERLRGAIRAAGDDATAQ; encoded by the coding sequence ATGGTCACGATGAACGTCTCGCTCCCCGACTCGCTCAAGCAATTCGTCGACGAGCAGGTCTCCGAGCGAGGCTTCGGCACAACCAGCGAGTACGTGCGCGAACTGATCCGATACGACCGCGACCGCTCCCTCCTCCGCGAACGCATCCTCGCGTCGGCGGACGCGGAGTTCTCCGAGACCATGGACGGTGCGTACTTCGAACGGCTTCGCGGTGCGATCCGCGCCGCCGGCGACGACGCTACCGCCCAGTGA
- a CDS encoding type II toxin-antitoxin system RelE/ParE family toxin translates to MTKKWVRTRTTAETELQSAIAYYLDEGAADAALGLVDEFEAALDAIGSHPTIGSPRLEIELGIPGVRVFALRTYPYVIIYFDTPEFVDVRHVLHSSRDIPNRLAD, encoded by the coding sequence GTGACCAAGAAGTGGGTGCGGACCCGCACCACCGCGGAGACGGAACTGCAGTCCGCGATCGCCTACTACTTGGACGAAGGTGCGGCGGATGCGGCGCTCGGCCTGGTGGACGAGTTCGAAGCGGCCCTGGACGCCATCGGTAGCCACCCCACGATCGGATCCCCGCGGCTCGAGATCGAGCTCGGCATCCCCGGCGTGCGAGTCTTCGCCCTCCGGACCTACCCGTACGTCATCATCTACTTCGACACACCTGAGTTCGTCGACGTCAGACACGTCCTCCACTCCAGTCGAGACATCCCCAACCGACTGGCCGACTGA
- a CDS encoding TIGR02679 family protein produces the protein MWDAIGARLERTRLSVGGSLHIQIDSAGAAHLSGLLGRPLEAGAVTLKLAELDQRLRALDGGAGLVATVELVRETPLVDRKKIRQDRADAVFEIYRQLEDAVGVGGLSPAQAHAFVGSVRSSGILTRAGAGAGGAIARFAVGWAELVSSDAFVLDEQRTWLLGEFAFRFTGSAHGFDEGSRASKLMLRAVAARFDEPTPKSGEDRRRLWNLAGILTDSVSGTALTWGLRPPGEDPWSVMLYERARQGLVTHLTLQELDLAGDAALAAPGTTVFACENPQVLQAAADARAPATLVCLSGQASAAGWRVIRHLLAAGVTVKYHGDFDWPGIAIAARLHGAGAQMWRMGAADYANALASLNETEPLDGPACLTPWDAALADTMAARGIVVHEEALIGVLLEDLLATEPAPL, from the coding sequence ATGTGGGACGCGATCGGGGCTCGGCTCGAACGAACCCGCCTCTCCGTCGGCGGGTCACTGCACATCCAGATCGATTCCGCCGGTGCCGCGCACCTGTCAGGCCTGCTCGGTCGGCCGCTCGAGGCGGGCGCGGTCACGCTGAAACTGGCGGAGCTCGACCAGCGGCTGCGGGCGCTCGACGGCGGAGCGGGCCTGGTGGCAACCGTCGAGCTGGTGCGCGAGACGCCGCTGGTGGATCGAAAGAAGATCCGCCAGGATCGCGCGGATGCCGTCTTCGAGATCTACCGTCAACTCGAGGACGCAGTGGGTGTGGGCGGTCTCTCACCTGCGCAGGCGCACGCGTTCGTCGGAAGCGTCCGCTCGTCAGGCATCCTCACGCGCGCCGGTGCGGGTGCCGGCGGCGCCATCGCCCGCTTTGCGGTGGGGTGGGCCGAGCTCGTCTCCTCCGACGCCTTCGTCCTCGACGAGCAGCGGACGTGGTTGCTGGGCGAGTTCGCATTCCGCTTCACCGGCTCTGCGCACGGTTTCGACGAGGGGTCCCGCGCATCCAAGCTGATGCTGCGCGCCGTCGCCGCCCGGTTCGACGAGCCGACTCCGAAGAGCGGCGAGGACCGACGGCGGCTGTGGAACCTTGCCGGCATCCTTACGGACTCAGTCTCGGGCACCGCGCTGACGTGGGGGCTCCGCCCGCCGGGCGAGGACCCCTGGTCAGTGATGCTTTACGAGCGGGCCCGGCAGGGACTAGTGACCCACCTCACTCTGCAGGAGCTGGACCTCGCCGGCGACGCCGCCCTGGCCGCACCCGGCACGACCGTGTTCGCGTGCGAGAACCCGCAGGTGCTGCAGGCCGCCGCGGATGCCAGGGCCCCGGCGACGCTTGTCTGCCTCTCCGGGCAGGCATCCGCTGCTGGTTGGCGGGTAATCCGGCATCTGCTGGCAGCGGGTGTCACGGTGAAGTACCACGGCGACTTTGACTGGCCGGGGATAGCTATCGCGGCTCGCCTGCACGGCGCCGGCGCGCAGATGTGGCGGATGGGCGCCGCCGACTACGCTAACGCGCTGGCATCCCTGAACGAGACGGAGCCGCTGGACGGTCCGGCCTGTCTCACCCCGTGGGATGCGGCGCTGGCTGACACGATGGCCGCCCGCGGAATCGTCGTGCATGAAGAAGCTCTGATCGGCGTGCTGCTGGAGGACCTCCTCGCGACGGAGCCTGCCCCGTTATAG